The following nucleotide sequence is from Podospora bellae-mahoneyi strain CBS 112042 chromosome 1 map unlocalized CBS112042p_1, whole genome shotgun sequence.
agtgTCTTGATCAGCTGCTTGAGCGGTTCAATATAATCAGGTTTGAAAACATCGTCCACCCATTCGCTGTAGTCATTGACCCATTTCTCGAGCTTGTTGGTGATCCCACTCAACTTGACCTCACGCTTGATGACTGGGGCAACCTCCCATACCAGATCCTCAAAATAGTCTGCGCTTCTGCCGCTGTCCAGATGTCGCTTTACGCAGCCGTCGACGTAGAACTCCTCCTCTGTCGAAAGTTTCGTTCCCAGCAGTTCCGTCTCAAGCTCATTATACCTGGTTCTCAGctcgtctccttcttcgtGTCTCTtgatcaccacctccagagCATCCGCGAACTTGGACGTAAGATAGCGCTCATATTCTATCGTGCCCTTCCAGGCCTCGATTTGCGAGGCGATACCCTGTTTGCATTCTTGCAACCAGTTCAAGCACAGGGCCGCGTCCCAGTCCGGGTTGACGCATAACTGAAATTCCTTGTATGCTCTACAAACGTAGAAAAGCTCGTGCTCCTTCCGGCTAGTGGGGGCGAGAAGAGTATAAGGGGGCTGCCCGGTGACCTCGAAAACTTTCTTTAAAGCCGTCTTCATCTCTGGCTCGTATCGCTGGAGCAAGGGTTTCAGGAATGAGTTGTCTGGCTTTCGATTGTCTTCATCGGTAACCATAGTGACGTGTCCCAAGATTGTGATGAACCCTTCAAGTACCTTGTATAGATCAGGGTTGAAACGATCGTCGAACGGGAAATCCTCTTCAGGACCAcggggagttgagggggaggagccaCCAAAAGCTATGGAAGGTGATTTGGCACGGGATTCCTTGGGCACTGAGGGCTTCGGAGCCTCTGGAGACTTCTTAGCATCGCCGCGTGACTGCGGCTCCCGGGGTGGGGATGAAAGAGCACCCTTCGGCGATGGAGAATTCCTCTCCTCAGACGCGCGTATGACCGCTTCGAGCTTTGCAAGATTCGCAGCATGAACGCTGCTTATCTCATGCTCGAATGGATAAGAGTTAGGAGGTGTCTCTGGATCCCCCGTTTTCTCGATGTCAGTACATATAACCTGTCGAATGGGAGATGGGATACTCACCCGGTGCATCCTTCTCAGGCTCGTCCACGAAAACTAGGTTAGGCGGTGCCTTCCTCTGCGTCACACGTTTGCCCGTTATCAGCGGCGACTGTTCTTCCCTTGGCTTCTTTGAAGGAGTCACAGGCTCGGGCTTGCGCCTGGAAGCCTTCTCCGCAGTGTCTTTCCGTCGGTACTGATGCTGTAGCCGTTCAATGCTGGATGCAATCATATCTCCCTCGTGCCTCAGAGCAGTAGGCGACCCAAGCCCGGACCGCACGCGAGACCGCCACCCAAGAAGCATCTCGTTGAGCCCTGCCAGCTCTTTGATCATGTTCCGAGCCGCATCACGAGTTTCTTTTGCCTCCTTTAGGCccggctcctgctcctcttTGTCTTTCGCCGGGCTGTTGAACACATCGTACATGGAGTTGACCAGATCGGCCAGCCCGCTCACAGTCTCGGGAGACGGACTCTGGTTATTCTTGAGTTTGCCGGCCTGTTCCAGGATCGGTTTGGCCTTTTCCGCACTCTCACGATGCTGATCTAGGTTCGCTTCGGTCTGGTTGATCAACTGGTCAAGCCTGTTGAGCTGGGGAATGTATGCTCTGCTCGCCCTGCCGAAGTTCTCCACTTGCTGGCGAATTTGATTGATCTGGTTGTCGCTGTCAACCTCGAGCCGCCTGACCTTcttttccaactcctcgGCTCGCCGTTTGACTCTGTCGTACTGTTCCCAAAGGTCCTTCAATTCTTGTTCCTTCTTTTGAAGCTTCCCAGACATCTCTGACCGCTGCTCTGACAGCATATCCCGCAAGTGCCGAATTTCGGCTTgcaccttctccttctccatcttgagGGTTTCTTCATTCCCTTCTCTTAAGACCTGCATGGCAGTTTCCAGGTGGTTACTGGCGGCCTTGATATCTTCATTTTCGGCTTTCAACACGGCGTTCTCATCCTTCAGCTCCTTCATCCACTCTTCATATTGCGCCTTTTGCGCTTGGAGACCAGCGGCAGTCACTGTGGCAGATTCGATGGCACCCGTTGAAGTGAGCTCGGCCGCTGGGTTGATAGCCTCGAGAGCAGCCCTGAGTCGCGcaaccttttcttccagtTCCCCGACCCTGGCTTGCGCCGCTTCTGCTTTGTTTTCGGCACGGGTGATATTTGCCAAGTAATCGTCCCGTTCTTTTCTCGCAATATCGTCGCTCATAGTGTGGACAACCCGGCCGTCTTCGATCACGGTGCCGCCAGGAGTTGTGTGCAGACTCTTCCTACTGCTTAGAGTCTGGTTCAACCTCCGATTCTCGACCTGTTTGACTCTCAGTTGTTGGGTCAGGTCCTTGACCTGGTCCTCCAAGTCATGGTTCATGTCCTCCAAATATCCGATGAGATCCTCGGCCTCTTTGTTTTGGTCCTTCaggtggttgtttttgttgatcAACACTGAATTCTGTTCCCTCAACACGTCCCGTTCCACCCGCATATCCGTCAGCTTTTTACACATAACGCTCCCGCTTCGCAGAGTGTTCATCCAGCCTTTGATCGCACGGTCGTAGTCTAGTTCGAGAAATCTGAAGCACGCAACAATAGGCTCATTATCGTTGCAGTCAAACCATTTGCCAACCACCTTGCTTGCTTTTATACTTTTCCAGAAGCCCTCGATAGGAGGATCGGTGGCAGTGGCCAGCAGCTCGCTGAGCCTTGACTCCCCGGCTTTGCTCCACGAGCTGAGGTTCCAAGGATCATAGGAATACCTAATTTTATATATGCTCTCGGATTCTCTGGCATTTGGACGCCTAGGTCGAGCTGGCCGGCGTGGGGGGGTGCTCATGGTTCCCATCTCTGGTGAAGCGCGCGCTTCCAGGGCTTGCGAGTCATGGTGGTCCCCAGACATTGTCGCAGAGCTTTTTGCTGGTTGTAGACGTGTAGAATAAGCAGGCGGCTGGTAACCAAATAACTCGTAccgagaaaacaaaacacggTGACATTTGCGAGAGCGAAGGTGAGGAGCTTCATATCAAGCAGCACCGAACAAACACGGGAAACTGGTGGACTGCACAATGAACGGAGCAACTGGACAAAGAAGCGTTGCGGTCTTTTTGCCGCCCAAGTTTCGCGACATCATCGCGTTACAGACAAAGACTTTGGGCCTGTAGATGCTTGCGGATGCAGGCCCAGAGCTTTCCACTCGAACAACTAAAACAAAGAACACTTCCCCCGCCGATACCGGTCAGATTGTAAGTAGCTGTACCAAAGCGGCTAACCAAACACGGGCAACTTACTGGTAACTAATTACACGGCCAGGAATCTCCAAAGCCATAGCTCTTCCTCCATACGTACCACACAGCAAAAATCGTCCACAACTCTGGTGTTGCAAACCCTCAGCACACTCAATGTCGCGTCAATAATACCAACCACGTGCGCCAGGTCCAGTCTGGTCCTCTTCTTGACGGTGTGGTATTATAGGTTGCTTGATGCCAAAAGCCTCGATGATAGCGCTCCACATCTCCATGTCGATTGACATGATAGCCTGATGTCTCGTAGGCGCTCTGGCTCGTGATGCCGACTCGGCCTCGTCATCTCGTACCTTGTACGGCACTGTCACTCAGTGTCAGCATCTTTCACGGTCCGCGCAAGGCTTCAAGGTTGTCACGTACCAATACCTGGCAGGCCATTGCCGTCAAATTTGAGCTCGATATTGCCCTCGTGCAGCAAGAAACTGACGTAGAACATGTTCTCTACTGTTTGGCCATACGAATGTGGGTTGATTACGAAGCGTAACAGATCCACATTGCCACTGCCGTTAAGACCAagcccatccatcacctGCCGCAACTGCTCTTCCGAGAGTTCAGTCCCACGGTCCGTCTCAAGTTGTCTGCACTTCTCTCGGGCCAAGTCCTGAGCTTTTGATTCATGGGCTTCCAGCCGGACCAGGATGTTCTTGCAAATGGAGGGAAGATCGTTCCTAGTATTTCGCTTGAGGTCTTCTGCCCGGAGTTCCTGAGGTCGTACCTCTATAAGATTGCTGACTTTGAAAGGCGCTGACCGTTTGGTGACCTTTCGGGCCTTCTTCTCTATCGAAAGCGGCCCCAACAGGAACCCTGGCACAGGAGGCCTAAGGATGGCTGGTATCGCGGCGTAGCGACCGAGGTGTGTCCAGTTGGCCATGTCGCCTTCGTCGCCgatatcctcctcgtcgctgcCCAGAGCTCCACGAGGctgtctcctccttctttggGTGTTTGATAACTCGGCAGCCTCGTCGTTCTCGATACCACCGCCGTTCCGCATAAACGTAGAAGCCTTAGATATAAATTCATCCAAGTCGAGACCGCCGACGTTTCCTTGTCCAACCTTCTGTGCTCGCTTGACACTCATGTCTGCGATCGAGACTAGGACCCTGGCGTCAATTGCCGCCTCATTGGTCTGCTTGACCCTAACCAGGGTCGCGTCCTGCTTATCAAGTATGCGAATCAACGGATTGTGATCCTCTCCGATAAGTCGGTCCTGATTCTCCTTTAATTCTCTCCATGTCTCCCGCATAGACCGTTGGATCTGGCGACGCTCCTGCATTGGCTGTTCCGGGTCGTACTCATCCCCATCGCCGTGGTCCGCTTGTACTGATGGCTCTCTAATTCTGCGACGGCTGGTCGATGGGTCGCCGCCAATATCAGATGTACGTTTCCGAGAGCTTCTTGTTGGGGGCTCGTTCTCTTTACCTCGCCCACGGACGGCAAGATGATTGCGGTCGTCCATTTTGCTAGAGATGGGATCCAAGATTAAGCCGACGATACGGCGAATGTGGTGAGTTAGGTGAAGCTTGAGCGAAAGCAAGGATAGTATTTATTACAATTATTGAACGGTAAGTGAAAGTTGAGGTGGACTGGTAGCGGGAACTgaagaggggaggtggtATATCTGAAGCTGGAAGACGCATTAAGGAGTGGGAAGACGCGATTGCTCGCCAAGGAAAGTTTAGGCAGCTGAAGTGGGGTGTTGGTCCAGCTGGAGAAGTGGGGCAGAGCTTGTGAGCTGGAGGCGACAGGGTTCTTTTTAGTGGGCGTTTGCCCACCGAGGGGCTTCTTACAGCGTGACGTTGCAGCTGCTGCCACCCGTTTGCGCAACAAGTGATTCCATCGCCATGCAAAGACAAAGTTGCGCTTTGGTCTCCTAGCGTTCTAATCAGAGAGGCGAGCTGATGGAATAGAGAGAGACCGCGAGCTCTCCGTTACTCTCGTCGTTGTCGAAATGGAGCCCTTCTCGTTTGCCAGCTCCGACTCGCTTGATTACCCCGTCAGGATTCGTATGTGGGTTGCGCCGATGTTTCTGTTGCTTTTACTTTGCTATCATGGGCGCGCAATGTGCTGATAGAGAGTGGTGTAGCATAAACCTCGAAGGTGAAGAGGCACCTGTCTTATTTTCTACCCTCCTCGACAATCCCAACCTTCGACACATAGGATCCAACCAAAGGTCTGGCACTCCGTCCGCCCTTCTCCAAACAATGCTGATACCATCGCGTCTAGCCCCTTTTCCGATCTCTATGTCACAGTACAGGTGTGGGCAGGTTCCAAGCCGTTGACTGTCCCTGTTCAGACATCTTTCAAGACCTTTCGAGCCGAGCGCAGATGGGGCGAGTGGCTCGAACTACCTGTCACATACTCAGTCTTACCCCAGAATGCCTGCCTTGCGATAACACTTTGGGACCTTTCCCCAACGGGAGACGGACCTTATGGTCACAGAATTCCTTTCGGGGGGGCTACATTGCCGCTGTTCGATAAGGATAACCAGCTACACAAGGGTCGCCAGAAATGTCACATCTACAGACATCTTCACGCGGACGGACACGACGACACTACAACCCCCGCTCTAGTCCCTAGGTCACGAC
It contains:
- a CDS encoding uncharacterized protein (COG:U; EggNog:ENOG503Q4UE) codes for the protein MSGDHHDSQALEARASPEMGTMSTPPRRPARPRRPNARESESIYKIRYSYDPWNLSSWSKAGESRLSELLATATDPPIEGFWKSIKASKVVGKWFDCNDNEPIVACFRFLELDYDRAIKGWMNTLRSGSVMCKKLTDMRVERDVLREQNSVLINKNNHLKDQNKEAEDLIGYLEDMNHDLEDQVKDLTQQLRVKQVENRRLNQTLSSRKSLHTTPGGTVIEDGRVVHTMSDDIARKERDDYLANITRAENKAEAAQARVGELEEKVARLRAALEAINPAAELTSTGAIESATVTAAGLQAQKAQYEEWMKELKDENAVLKAENEDIKAASNHLETAMQVLREGNEETLKMEKEKVQAEIRHLRDMLSEQRSEMSGKLQKKEQELKDLWEQYDRVKRRAEELEKKVRRLEVDSDNQINQIRQQVENFGRASRAYIPQLNRLDQLINQTEANLDQHRESAEKAKPILEQAGKLKNNQSPSPETVSGLADLVNSMYDVFNSPAKDKEEQEPGLKEAKETRDAARNMIKELAGLNEMLLGWRSRVRSGLGSPTALRHEGDMIASSIERLQHQYRRKDTAEKASRRKPEPVTPSKKPREEQSPLITGKRVTQRKAPPNLVFVDEPEKDAPETPPNSYPFEHEISSVHAANLAKLEAVIRASEERNSPSPKGALSSPPREPQSRGDAKKSPEAPKPSVPKESRAKSPSIAFGGSSPSTPRGPEEDFPFDDRFNPDLYKVLEGFITILGHVTMVTDEDNRKPDNSFLKPLLQRYEPEMKTALKKVFEVTGQPPYTLLAPTSRKEHELFYVCRAYKEFQLCVNPDWDAALCLNWLQECKQGIASQIEAWKGTIEYERYLTSKFADALEVVIKRHEEGDELRTRYNELETELLGTKLSTEEEFYVDGCVKRHLDSGRSADYFEDLVWEVAPVIKREVKLSGITNKLEKWVNDYSEWVDDVFKPDYIEPLKQLIKTLKKKIADRNDMDDKILLEARVRRLKKILRHDPVEDLSLKDTLKSPLEVVTTNILVNQDAVEDQYATRRRRIESLIREKVMHLYSTKTHSKHAEAACFCSLLKYFAPKLYYNALSDGCCGHGQMVTVIEEGTNAETQPVKPDDPSLASNRTSSRRSRRTCQGHHGHGVFSASTTVPTVICHILTSFLWVILFALFAPAEFYSTILLILTTPFDMVGYAFAWVKYLFRYIHWRFFPKNYAENHHPPTFTPPTFNIPSPPTSPTKVHPSRPRTPTIVPSPRSERSSPPRRLSTASYIPSLDSFSNPFRRASASDVDERSESTEFPMRRDGGPPPKPEPQAKTEETPPVDPFAFRKTPTPAPSVADDASFPPPPPRPAPFKLSTHTASPASLIICLSILTTVFSSVLYLALDQERRIWLSNNNWRRAFVNDMLEPFASKNTRAAAWANWGVLAFPVSALARAVNRVFVRWWPRWASVVPWDTEWAVVDITRADRTGVSGVSEQSPGLLRA
- a CDS encoding uncharacterized protein (BUSCO:EOG092634ZL; EggNog:ENOG503NU7K; COG:S), which codes for MDDRNHLAVRGRGKENEPPTRSSRKRTSDIGGDPSTSRRRIREPSVQADHGDGDEYDPEQPMQERRQIQRSMRETWRELKENQDRLIGEDHNPLIRILDKQDATLVRVKQTNEAAIDARVLVSIADMSVKRAQKVGQGNVGGLDLDEFISKASTFMRNGGGIENDEAAELSNTQRRRRQPRGALGSDEEDIGDEGDMANWTHLGRYAAIPAILRPPVPGFLLGPLSIEKKARKVTKRSAPFKVSNLIEVRPQELRAEDLKRNTRNDLPSICKNILVRLEAHESKAQDLAREKCRQLETDRGTELSEEQLRQVMDGLGLNGSGNVDLLRFVINPHSYGQTVENMFYVSFLLHEGNIELKFDGNGLPGIVPYKVRDDEAESASRARAPTRHQAIMSIDMEMWSAIIEAFGIKQPIIPHRQEEDQTGPGARGWYY